A genomic segment from Colletotrichum higginsianum IMI 349063 chromosome 5, whole genome shotgun sequence encodes:
- a CDS encoding Protein BCP1: MGTKRERDEAKPAEDVKMADDSSDDEDFDVVNVDFEWFNFDPEIDFQGTKTLLRQLLDVDSTLFNISGLADLILSQPTIGSTVKVDSKENDAYALTTVLNIKEHSQKPEMAELAKYIIDKAQTNAALAPIPQVINGGAQVGLVISERLINMPSEIAPPMYRMLIDEVEAAVEDKEPYEFTHYLILSKTYQEVESTLTETERKGKKAKADAAMWHFHPEDEVFVKHATAHGSFQFTNEEKAVADSKRAFQEMGVKSHGYLILIEASKWEGAVKAVEQYLSPPQ, translated from the exons ATGGGCAcgaagagagaaagagacgaGGCCAAGCCGGCCGAGGATGTCAAGATGGCCGACGACAGCTCCGACGATGAG GACTTTGAtgtcgtcaacgtcgacttTGAATGGTTTAACTTTGACCCCGAGATCGACTTCCAGGGCACCAAGACGCTGCTGCGCCAgctgctcgacgtcgactcgacgCTCTTCAACATCTCAGGCCTCGCGGACCTCATCTTGTCGCAGCCCACGATTGGATCGACCGTCAAGGTCGACAGCAAGGAGAACGATGCTTACGCCCTCACAACGGTGCTCAACATCAAGGAGCACAGCCAGAAGCCCGAAATGGCGGAGCTCGCCAAGTACATCATCGACAAGGCGCAGACCAACGCCGCGCTCGCCCCGATCCCGCAGGTTatcaacggcggcgcccagGTCGGCCTGGTTATTTCCGAGAGGCTCATCAACATGCCCTCCGAGATCGCGCCGCCCATGTACCGCATGCTgatcgacgaggtcgaggccgccgtcgaggacaaggagcccTACGAATTCACGCACTACCTGATCCTCTCCAAGACGTACCAGGAGGTCGAGTCGACGCTCACTGAGACGGAGAGAaagggcaagaaggccaaggccgacgccgccatgTGGCACTTTCACCCCGAAGACGAGGTATTTGTCAAGCACGCGACGGCGCACGGCTCGTTCCAGTTCACCAACGAGGAGAAAGCGGTGGCGGACAGCAAGCGCGCCTTCCAGGAAATGGGTGTGAAGTCGCATGGCTACCTGATCCTGATCGAGGCCAGCAAGTGGGAGGGCGCGGTCAAGGCGGTAGAGCAGTACCTGAGCCCGCCGCAATAG
- a CDS encoding Chorismate mutase produces MRFSLQPEAQPPVSHQNNSIELVYDYTSGFQSIDDEMDSLIDLSDPSKALDLSRIRYQLIRLEDTITFHLIERAQFAHNKTIYVPGALNIPNSDLSFMDWYLREQEKLQSIIRRYDSPDEYPFFPEAIQKQILKPLHYPRILHPNDVNVNSQIKDFYVDKLLPALCPDFGREDRGESQENYGSSATCDIACLQALSRRIHFGKFVAESKFQSDPEKYTRLIKAEDRDGIADAITNAAVEKKVLERLRLKVLTYGTDPSIGAGPENQAKIDADAVVAMYKDFVIPLTKEVEVEYLMQRLEPIE; encoded by the exons ATGCGTTTCTCACTCCAACCCGAGGCACAACCCCCTGTTTCGCACCAGAACAACTCCATAGAGCTCGTCTACGACTACACATCAGGCTTCCAATCAATTGACGACGAAATGGACTCTCTCATCGACTTATCCGACCCCTCCAAGGCCCTGGACCTGTCCCGCATCCGGTACCAGTTGAT CCGTCTGGAGGACACAATCACCTTCCACCTGATCGAGCGAGCCCAGTTTGCGCACAACAAAACCATCTACGTACCCGGTGCACTCAACATCCCCAACAGCGACCTGAGCTTCATGGACTGGTACCTCCGCGAACAGGAGAAGCTGCAGTCCATCATCCGCCGCTACGACTCCCCCGACGAGTACCCCTTCTTCCCCGAGGCCATTCAGAAGCAGATTCTCAAGCCTCTGCATTACCCGCGCATTCTGCACCCCAACGACGTCAACGTCAACAGCCAGATCAAGGACTTCTACGTCGACAAGCTCCTCCCCGCACTCTGCCCCGATTTCGGCCGCGAGGACCGCGGTGAGTCCCAGGAGAACTACggctcctccgccacctGCGACATCGCCTGCCTGCAGGCCCTTTCGCGCAGGATACACTTTGGAAAGTTTGTCGCCGAGTCCAAGTTTCAGTCCGACCCGGAAAAGTACACCAGGctcatcaaggccgaggaccgCGACGGtatcgccgacgccatcaccaacgccgccgtcgagaagaaggtcCTTGAGCGCCTCCGCCTCAAGGTCCTCACCTACGGCACCGACCCTTCCATCGGAGCCGGCCCCGAAAACCAGGCCAAGAttgacgccgacgccgtcgttgCCATGTACAAGGACTTTGTGATACCCCTGACCAAGGAAGTCGAAGTTGAGTACCTCATGCAGAGGTTAGAGCCCATAGAGTAG
- a CDS encoding Mitochondrial division protein 1: MAASDNDQYGFHDDAAAGDDQSVLSTRGIEAFGRKVTTTASHLMGPLSEQGNNNHHHYHGALAEVHKQLRRPTIQRSMFSMAKTTPTDMVRSKLSTTEIQHRAVTYLPDELLANIPEGDNSYSLFQGFKASFPDLTEEGRKHRRRVSRGRKLLEDTEHSPGTPQALHNLKKDKASMMHELEMLGVRKSMASSEIRDIDNKIANLHGMRRIILDRLANLEQDETLLEHDLMDVETRLEEAQDLVDEAESIAINTPTKTEEDLAGDQDEAGFMSQSVYEKLPSAAGTPASKPKKRVVRRKSMPILHEHFEAGTAIREIRAHQDTITALDFDAPFGTMVTSAMDDSIRVWDLNAGRCIGLLDGHTASVRALQVDDNFLATGGMDATIRLWDLSKAHYDPHGSQYGRDEDEDGIAFENPDDGPVEPPEGSMRDCHLYTLSSHVDEITALHFRNDTLVSGSADKTLRQWDLEKGRCVQTLDVMWAAAQASASLGSESSWRQTNRAPSQPADFIGALQVFETALACGTADGMVRLWDLRSGQVHRSLVGHTGPVTCLQFDDVHLVTGSMDRSIRIWDLRTGSIYDAYAYDSAITSMMFDERRIVSAAGEDVVKVYDKVEGRQWDCGAGISEAEEGKTPAVVERVRVRDGYLVEGRQDGIVGVWTC, from the exons ATGGCCGCCTCGGATAACGACCAGTATGGCTTCCACGACGATGCGGCCGCCGGAGACGACCAGTCCGTCCTGTCT ACGCGTGGCATAGAGGCCTTTGGGCGCAAGGTCaccacgacggcgagccATTTGATGGGGCCCCTTTCCGAGCAAGGGAACAACAATCACCACCATTACCATGGCGCCCTGGCCGAAGTCCACAAGCAGCTGCGCCGCCCGACCATCCAGCGCAGCATGTTTTCCATGGCCAAGACGACGCCCACGGACATGGTCCGCTCCAAGCTGTCCACCACCGAGATCCAGCACCGCGCCGTGACCTACTTGCCCGACGAGTTGCTGGCCAACATCCCCGAGGGCGACAATTCCTACTCTCTTTTCCAGGGCTTCAAGGCGAGCTTCCCCGACCTGACCGAAGAAGGTAGGAAGCATCGACGGCGGGTATCGAGAGGCAGGAAGCTACTGGAAGACACCGAACACAGTCCTGGTACGCCTCAGGCGCTTCACAACCTTAAGAAAGACAAGGCCTCGATGATGCACGAGCTGGAAATGCTGGGCGTTCGCAAAAGCATGGCAAGCAGCGAGATCCGCGATATCGACAACAAGATCGCCAATCTGCACGGCATGCGACGCATCATTCTTGACAGACTCGCAAATCTTGAGCAGGACGAAACTTTGCTGGAACACGACC TTATGGACGTTGAAACGCGGCTGGAAGAGGcgcaggacctcgtcgacgaagccgaatCGATCGCGATAAACACACCCACCAAGACCGAGGAAGACCTGGCCGGCGACCAGGACGAAGCGGGATTCATGTCACAATCCGTTTACGAAAAACTGCCATCAGCGGCTGGCACGCCAGCGTCGAAGCCGAAAAAGAGAGTGGTCCGCCGGAAATCAATGCCGATATTGCACGAGCATTTTGAGGCAGGCACCGCCATCAGGGAGATTCGCGCGCATCAAGACACAATCACGGCTCTCGATTTCGACGCACCTTTCGGAACCATGGTTACTTCGGCCATGGATGATTCAATCAGAGTATGGGATCTTAATGCTGGGCGGTGTATTGGCTTGCTCGATGGGCACACGGCGTCGGTCCGCGCGCTGCAGGTGGACGACAACTTCCTCGCCACAGGAGGCATGGATGCCACGATCCGACTCTGGGATTTGAGCAAGGCGCACTACGACCCCCACGGAAGCCAGTACGGCagagacgaagacgaggacggtATCGCATTCGAGAACCCCGATGATGGCCCTGTCGAGCCTCCCGAAGGAAGCATGAGAGACTGTCACCTTTACACCCTGTCGTCCCATGTCGACGAAATCACGGCCCTACATTTCAGAAACGACACGCTTGTCTCGGGCTCCGCTGACAAGACGCTGCGGCAGTGGGATCTCGAAAAGGGTCGCTGCGTCCAGACTCTGGATGTCATGTGGGCGGCGGCCCAGGCTTCTGCATCTCTGGGCAGCGAGAGCTCCTGGAGGCAGACGAACCGAGCGCCTTCACAGCCGGCCGACTTTATTGGAGCTCTCCAGGTCTTCGAGACAGCTCTGGCTTGCGGTaccgccgacggcatggTCCGCCTGTGGGACTTGCGAAGCGGCCAGGTTCATCGAAGCCTGGTGGGACACACAGGACCCGTGACGTGCCTACAGTTCGACGACGTTCATCTCGTGACTGGAAGCATGGACAGAAGTATTAGA ATCTGGGATCTCCGTACAGGATCTATCTATGATGCCTACGCGTACGACAGCGCCATCACTAGCATGATGTTTGATGAGCGGAGGATTGTCAGCGCTGCTGGCGAGGATGTGGTGAAGGTGTACGATAAGGTAGAGGGCCGCCAGTGGGACTGCGGCGCGGGCATttccgaggccgaggagggtAAGACGCCCGCCGTGGTTGAGCGTGTACGTGTACGGGACGGCTACCTCGTCGAGGGACGACAGGACGGCATTGTAGGAGTATGGACATGTTAG
- a CDS encoding JmjC domain-containing protein — protein MLALDDPDFIQECVQTTASIHTDAHLNGASESLSQQKSVDDGKYGLKLLEPEILQTLENLALDVLTVHAPDDTSAPRDGGARLLQRLDEEIERTYRRFYEFVYAELPYCWRQLYTDLSLLKFSCLVFLRGAGGGAVVDNDDEKLMDDLVAVLDRALILAGGAGLSRGRRTISRLLAHLDGEDTLSLTSSAPRLPASFPTSRPFTPPVTRPIRVVDAMTMPAFQSYLDRASSSSGGLGPEPLVLKSLLTDWPALSARPWSSPGYLLSRTHAGRRLVPVEVGRSYVDEGWTQELIPFRDLLFRIIASSSSSSSSSSSPETQTEGETRGPATTTYLAQHELFAQLPHLQNDILTPDHCFTSPPPHPLDPSADKPELALPLVNAWLGPAGTITPLHTDGYHNLLCQAVGAKYVRLYAPQDSEALCPRGDECDGDEDDGEDGDGDRGMERKVDMSNTSAFDVGAVEGWDPDPEGRDAIELEEFRGLRHWDCVLEAGDALYIPIGWWHYVRSLSVSFSVSFWWNGDHCGNRGDPYGRSSESRKEC, from the coding sequence ATGCTTGCCCTAGACGACCCGGATTTCATCCAAGAATGCGTCCAAACAACGGCCTCCATCCACACAGACGCCCACCTCAACGGCGCCTCCGAGAGCCTTTCGCAACAGAAGTCCGTGGATGATGGAAAGTACGGGCTTAAGCTCCTAGAACCGGAGATTTTGCAAACGCTCGAGAATCTCGCGCTCGATGTCTTGACGGTCCACGCGCCAGACGACACATCAGCGCCacgggacggcggcgcccgtcttctccaacgcctcgacgaggagatcgAGAGAACGTACCGTCGGTTCTACGAGTTTGTGTACGCGGAGCTGCCGTACTGCTGGAGGCAGCTGTACACCGATCTCAGCCTGCTGAAGTTTTCATGCCTCGTGTTTCTGAGGGgggccgggggcggcgccgtggtcgacaacgacgatgaGAAGTTGATGGACGATCTGGTCGCCGTGCTAGACCGGGCCCTgatcctcgccggcggcgcaggcCTCTCACGTGGGAGGAGGACCATATCCAGGCTCCTCGCGCatctcgacggcgaagacACGCTTTCGCTCACATCTAGTGCTCCCCGTCTCCCGGCGTCGTTCCCGACGTCGCGCCCTTTCACGCCGCCCGTCACGAGACCAatccgcgtcgtcgacgccatgACCATGCCGGCGTTCCAGTCCTACCTGGAccgcgcgtcgtcgtccagcgGGGGCCTGGGTCCGGAGCCGCTGGTCCTGAAGTCGCTGCTGACCGACTGGCCCGCTCTCTCGGCCAGGCCGTGGAGCTCGCCGGGGTATCTCCTCTCGCGGACGCACGCCGGGAGGAGGCTCGTCccggtcgaggtcggcaggagctacgtcgacgaggggTGGACGCAGGAGCTCATCCCGTTCCGAGATCTGCTGTTCCGCATCAtcgcgtcgtcctcgtcgtcctcgtcgtcctcgtcgtctcccgAAACCCAAACCGAGGGAGAAACTCGagggccggcgacgacaacgtaCCTCGCCCAGCACGAACTCTTCGCCCAGCTGCCGCACCTCCAGAACGACATTCTCACGCCGGACCACTGCttcacgtcgccgccgccgcacccgCTCGACCCGTCCGCCGACAAGCCGGAGCTCGCGCTGCCGCTCGTCAACGCCTGGCTCGGCCCCGCGGGGACCATCACGCCGCTGCACACGGACGGGTACCACAACCTGCTCTgccaggccgtcggcgccaagTACGTGCGGCTGTACGCGCCGCAAGACTCGGAGGCGCTGTGCCCGCGGGGTGATGAAtgtgacggcgacgaggacgacggcgaagacggggacggggacaGGGGGATGGAACGAAAGGTCGACATGAGCAACACGAGCGCgttcgacgtcggcgccgtggagGGGTGGGACCCGGACCCAGAGGGCCGCGACGccatcgagctcgaggagtTCCGCGGCCTGCGGCACTGGGATTGcgtgctcgaggccggcgacgcgtTGTACATTCCCATCGGGTGGTGGCACTACGTCCGAAGCCTGAGCGTGAGCTTCAGCGTGAGCTTCTGGTGGAACGGGGATCACTGCGGCAATCGCGGCGACCCGTATGGACGGTCGTCCGAATCACGTAAAGAGTGTTAA
- a CDS encoding GRAM domain-containing protein — protein sequence MVIIITSICIRIWMLTLLPQIDERDLNLLPPTRKFTHVLNPPPQVERNKHKHKRRYIHYNQQNDTDERRSLHCLHYIALPYIIRGHRTSLLDLFNFPTRDSLHPRNWIVVPTIRIQCAYSLPELEPAKQTVRVPPPPARKEYDNSDPRLAGNAIEPETMDVASESGGGLSKLLPRAIVAKRRRRKQEAREDDAAAATAAMLLGVKGEDVTAPVDAPAAPLRDSYSYDYGDGDDDNASYLSTRRDSGSYVHDTDTLSNKDISTGFPDFDYQHFREHGHDAAADEISTKATNSMVTLDESDADHWTISNLVLFPPLSRSSFRPNAISTHPSQIGYLTTSSPIVQASHLPEPQSQILDDQLPEIASARSTTSINSAKRTQSVESTDSSLRSKRSFTGLVPPKKTTTRSPSPVGRRLKGVFTKSKKSPSAATSPERSVVGGDDTDDGRDTRRTRDRGRASASASTSDLISTSSATTKQPTLDKHSAPQPNATNNAGASRVNSTTHSPERRRSRASTTTSRIDTSFVPQTPPNPDKATPVIVNTPPTPTDHNAPFVQSPPGPPPQPVVEAPTASGNTNGGSATGNMIAHRRGRSGSGSIGPSKLSNITLAPLTPTPENGTASNPGTPSAGGFFSSVFSAAQNAATSLTSTIQNTGIGPPPSKSKNVAKLPDIRIDEQPEVEPPPPSATGSTMEKEPAVKTIGSGELSLSQLGITDTGSAAGTPITAKFPESAEARVRSESAPTDAAYAAATRDLGVDDGKQATRPQSLYEPGSGGDHTPPQGSIHEDRNSGVQRSGSIRSAIGRHRKRGSSAVSGGTATTVGAAIAAANASVAHPQANASVPKLTGFAVASKKRNRDFHTLFKSVPDDDYLIEDYSCALQREILAHGRLYVSEGHLCFSSNILGWSTTLVMSFDEIVSVEKRSTALVFKNGLMISTLHAKHIFASFTSRDSTYDLIVNIWKLGHPTLRSSLNGVQLEGTGGDKTEKVDVNDAAAPEVDDGSLSGTDEESESGDDDDDVYDEDDDADDLQDVTQLSEVNAEPEGGKTVSRKVSGAGANGAVADVVKDAVGVPSGGDDFPGPAAHAPTDCGDSDTHYERVVGDDVIPAPLGKVYNLLFGPASVTWMTKWLTVEAKCTELQMEDKKGLTLENKSRYFTYIKPLNGAIGPRQTKCLVTETLDHLDFEKGINLSVTTQTPDVPNGNIFSVKTKYCLTWAENNSTRVQSNCTIEWTGKSWLKGPIEKGANDGQTQYCKDLFASLKSAVSTKVRTGGAGPGPKGKKKSKKSKAAGSATDAEDEQVRPRNVPKKDWGPLEPVRGILEPILDIVKPLMTGNMMYGILVGLLVATWFGFGLPGRQASGDVRMYGYPDRLAAYDEMWRREESELWEWLEERVSLERLHDGNLPTRKRAIEPSTVEERVREDRMDDREIQEAIKVTEEKLKVLKSVMDKKKPSLG from the exons ATGGTCATTATCATTACCAGTATCTGTATCCGCATCTGGATGCTTACCCTCCTTCCTCAAATCGACGAGCGCGACCTGAACCTCCTGCCCCCGACCCGGAAATTCACCCATGtcctcaacccccccccccaagttGAGCGT AACAAGCACAAGCACAAACGCAGATACATTCATTACAACCAACAAAACGACACGGACGAAAGACGCTCACTGCATTGCCTACATTACATTGCATTGCCTTACATTATCCGCGGACACCGTACCTCTCTTCTCGACCTTTTTAATTTCCCTACTCGCGATTCCCTGCACCCGCGGAACTGGATCGTCGTGCCCACTATTCGCATCCAATGCGCGTATTCCCTCCCCGAGCTTGAACCCGCCAAACAGACAGTACGggtaccgccgccgcctgctcgTAAAGAGTACGACAATTCCGATCCACGACTCGCGGGTAACGCCATTGAACCCGAAACCATGGATGTCGCCAGTGAAAGCGGAGGAGGCCTGAGCAAGCTGCTGCCTAGAGCCATCGTAGCCAAGCGACGCCGCAGGAAGCAAGAGGCCCGGgaagacgatgccgccgcagcaacggcggcgatgctGTTAGGGGTCAAGGGCGAGGATGTCACGGCTCCCGTTGACGCGCCCGCTGCACCACTCCGAGACAGCTACAGCTACGActacggcgacggcgacgacgacaacgccagCTATCTGTCCACCAGGCGTGACAGCGGCTCCTACGTCCACGACACGGACACCCTCTCTAACAAGGATATCTCGACCGGCTTCCCCGACTTCGACTACCAGCACTTCCGTGAGCACGGCCacgacgccgctgccgacgagATCAGCACCAAAGCCACCAACAGCATGGTGACCCTCGACGAATCCGACGCTGACCA CTGGACCATCTCTaacctcgtcctcttcccccctctctctaGATCTTCTTTCCGACCAAATGCCATTTCCACGCATCCCTCGCAGATAGGTTACTTGaccacctcctccccgaTCGTTCAGGCATCCCATTTGCCTGAACCCCAATCGCAGATACTGGACGACCAACTTCCCGAGATCGCCTCGGCGCGATCCACCACCTCGATTAACTCGGCCAAGAGGACGCAATCCGTCGAGTCGACGGATTCCTCTCTACGCTCCAAGCGCAGCTTCACAGGCCTTGTGCCACCCAAGAAAACCACCACGAGGTCTCCCTCCCCCGTTGGTCGTCGTCTGAAGGGTGTTTTTACAAAGTCCAAAAAGTCCCCCAGTGCCGCCACGAGCCCTGAGCGTAGTGTGGTGGGCGGTGAcgacaccgacgacggccgagacACGCGCAGGACCAGAGACCGAGGCAGGGCTTCCGCCTCTGCTTCCACCTCTGACCTCATTTCGACCTCGTCTGCAACCACAAAGCAACCGACTTTGGACAAACACTCTGCGCCACAACCGAATGCGACAAACAATGCCGGTGCATCCCGCGTAAATTCAACAACACATTCACCTGAGCGACGTCGCTCGAGAGCCTCAACCACCACATCCCGCATCGATACCTCCTTCGTGCCCCAAACCCCGCCCAACCCCGACAAGGCCACGCCCGTCATCGTCAATACACCCCCGACGCCGACCGATCACAACGCACCCTTCGTGCAATCTCCGCCGGGGCCACCTCCGCAacccgtcgtcgaggctcCTACTGCCTCAGGCAACACGAATGGTGGCTCTGCCACGGGTAACATGATTGCTCACCGCAGGGGTAGATCAGGATCCGGCAGCATAGGGCCCAGTAAGCTTTCTAACATCACCCTCGCCCCTTTGACGCCGACTCCCGAGAACGGCACCGCGAGCAACCCGGGCACCCCATCCGCCGGTGGTTTCTTTTCATCTGTCTTTTCGGCTGCCCAAAACGCTGCGACCTCGCTCACGAGCACCATCCAGAACACCGGCATTGGTCCGCCTCCGTCCAAGAGCAAAAACGTCGCGAAACTGCCCGATATTAGGATCGACGAGCAACCCGAAGTCGAGCCCCCACCCCCATCCGCAACAGGTTCGACcatggagaaggagcctgCTGTCAAGACCATCGGGTCGGGCGAGCTTAGCCTCAGTCAACTGGGAATAACAGACACAGGTAGTGCCGCCGGGACTCCCATCACCGCCAAGTTTCCAGAGTCCGCCGAGGCGCGAGTCAGAAGCGAGTCGGCCCCGACTGATGCTGCGTATGCGGCCGCCACCCGCGATCTTGGAGTAGACGACGGTAAACAGGCTACGAGACCCCAATCGCTCTACGAACCGGGAAGCGGAGGAGACCACACGCCCCCCCAAGGCAGCATCCACGAAGATAGAAACTCTGGCGTGCAACGGAGTGGAAGCATTCGCAGTGCCATAGGACGCCATCGCAAGCGAGGAAGCTCGGCTGTGTCGGGAGGTACGGCTACTACTGTTGGCGCTGCTATTGCTGCGGCTAACGCATCTGTCGCCCACCCTCAAGCAAACGCGAGCGTGCCGAAACTTACTGGTTTCGCGGTTGCGAGCAAGAAGCGCAATCGCGACTTCCACACATTGTTCAAGAGCGTGCCCGACGATGACTACCTAATCGAAGACTACAGCTGCGCCCTGCAGCGTGAAATCCTGGCGCACGGCCGTCTGTACGTATCCGAAGGCCACCTGTGCTTCAGCAGCAACATTCTTGGCTGGTCCACGACACTTGTCATGAGCTTTGACGAGATTGTGAGCGTCGAGAAGCGGAGCACGGCCCTGGTCTTCAAGAACGGACTCATGATCTCGACGCTGCATGCCAAGCACATCTTTGCCAGTTTTACGAGTCGGGACTCGACCTACGACCTCATTGTCAACATCTGGAAACTCGGACACCCCACCCTGCGAAGCTCATTGAACGGGGTGCAGCTCGAGGGCACGGGCGGTGACAAGACGGAGAAGGTTGACGTGAATGACGCCGCAGCACccgaggttgacgatggcAGCCTATCCGGCACCGACGAAGAAAGCGAAtctggcgacgacgacgacgacgtctacgacgaggacgacgatgccgatgatCTTCAAGATGTCACGCAACTGTCCGAGGTGAACGCCGAGCCCGAAGGCGGCAAGACTGTGTCTCGCAAGGTCTCTGGCGCGGGGGCTAATGGCGCCGtggccgacgtcgtcaaggacgcTGTCGGTGTTCCGTctggcggcgacgacttTCCCGGTCCGGCCGCCCACGCCCCAACCGACTGCGGTGATTCGGACACGCACTACGAGAGGGTCGTGGGAGACGATGTCATTCCGGCGCCTCTGGGCAAGGTTTACAACCTGCTCTTCGGTCCTGCCTCGGTTACTTGGATGACGAAATGGCTGACCGTCGAGGCCAAATGCACAGAGCTGCAAATGGAAGACAAGAAAGGATTGACGCTCGAGAACAAGTCGCGCTACTTCACTTATATCAAGCCTCTGAACGGTGCCATCGGCCCCAGACAGACAAAGTGTCTCGTAACAGAGACGCTGGACCACCTCGACTTCGAGAAGGGCATCAACCTCAGTGTTACAACTCAGACCCCCGACGTGCCGAACGGCAATATCTTCAGCGTCAAAACGAAGTATTGCCTGACGTGGGCGGAAAACAACTCCACCAGAGTGCAGTCCAACTGTACCATAGAGTGGACAGGCAAGAGTTGGCTGAAGG GTCCTATTGAGAAGGGTGCAAACGACGGCCAGACCCAATACTGCAAAGATCTGTTCGCCAGTCTCAAGTCGGCTGTATCAACAAAGGTCCGCACCGGTGGTGCAGGCCCCGGtcccaagggcaagaagaagagcaagaagagcaaggcggcgggctcggcgacGGATGCTGAGGACGAGCAGGTGCGGCCCAGAAATGTCCCCAAGAAGGACTGGGGTCCGTTGGAGCCCGTTCGGGGTATCTTGGAGCCCATCCTTGACATCGTCAAACCGCTCATGACAGGAAACATGATGTACGGCATCCTGGTTGGCCTGCTCGTGGCTACATGGTTCGGGTTTGGTCTCCCTGGCAGACAGGCGTCCGGAGACGTGCGCATGTACGGCTACCCAGATCGCCTTGCCGCATACGATGAGATGTGGAGGCGTGAAGAGAGCGAGCTTTGGGAATGGCTGGAAGAACGAGTCAGTTTGGAGCGACTTCACGACGGCAACTTGCCCACTCGCAAGAGGGCAATTGAGCCAAGCACGGTGGAAGAGAGGGTCAGAGAAGACCGTATGGATGACCGGGAGATTCAAGAGGCGATCAAGGTGACGGAAGAGAAGCTGAAGGTGCTGAAGAGCGTCATGGATAAGAAGAAGCCCTCGTTGGGTTAA